Proteins encoded together in one Astyanax mexicanus isolate ESR-SI-001 chromosome 10, AstMex3_surface, whole genome shotgun sequence window:
- the her5 gene encoding hairy-related 5, with protein sequence LSAAQRFNKRYGSYCLITSCKSSCTSSVSKMATGIQDQQDMMRRVPKPLMEKRRRDRINHSLETLRLLLLESTCNEKLKNPKVEKAEILESVVNFLRAEQRLGSNRHPYQIKRGKRAHTDYEDEVGSPCKRQQNFQDGMRTCLLRVSNFIASKSQGESGDALENMRQKLQQNIHDHSSQSHLMSTSQLHHGSPRHLKRDSTPEITTPGQWSFTQGESPGLCKVLGQPQLSQRTVMYEPTHQMSPSTKQPLIVNDLVWRPWPQ encoded by the exons TTGAGTGCAGCCCAGCGGTTTAATAAGCGCTATGGATCTTACTGTCTGATTACTAGCTGTAAATCTAGTTGTACTTCAAGTGTGAGCAAGATGGCAACTGGCATACAGGATCAACAAGATATGATGAGAAGG GTTCCCAAACCTCTTATGGAGAAACGAAGGAGAGACCGTATTAACCACAGTCTGGAAACATTGAGGCTTCTCTTGCTGGAGAGCACATGTAATGAG aaactaAAGAATCCCAAAGTGGAAAAGGCTGAAATCCTGGAGAGTGTTGTGAATTTCCTGAGGGCTGAGCAACGACTGGGATCCAATCGTCACCCATATCAAATTAAAAGAGGAAAGAGGGCACACACAGATTACGAGGATGAGGTGGGATCCCCTTGCAAGCGACAACAGAACTTCCAAGACGGGATGAGAACCTGTCTACTCAGAGTCAGTAATTTCATCGCAAGCAAGAGCCAAGGGGAGTCAGGAGATGCTTTGGAAAACATGCGTCAGAAGTTGCAGCAGAACATTCATGATCATTCCAGTCAGAGTCATCTGATGTCTACAAGCCAGCTTCACCATGGATCCCCAAGGCACCTTAAACGCGATTCCACACCAGAAATCACCACACCAGGACAGTGGTCATTTACTCAAGGGGAGTCACCAGGTCTCTGCAAAGTATTGGGTCAGCCCCAGCTTTCTCAAAGAACTGTCATGTATGAACCTACACATCAGATGAGCCCCAGCACCAAACAGCCTTTGATTGTCAACGATTTGGTGTGGAGGCCCTGGCCACAGTAG
- the her11 gene encoding hairy-related 11: MAKTESMRRTLKPVIEKKRRDRINQNLDVLRTLLFRSTADTRLQNPKLEKAEILDLAVQYIRKNASNRAEKKASATQAKPEDTKTQPKAQKPGHSDSLHLCVSEFTSFVGQMHPSERETVLHSLNHYLGSRLNHFVSKSGSEMDIKPTNSSLTKLCSSTSPHHHHQDLLTFPEPSLLGYKSSSFTPSASPNHLSPPPSPLFSPSASSFITSPSYSSVPCHLPFAPSAGSPPSTSPPLTLFPVPFTAMSQLMPLHASRDIPTPPSPMDMREDLVLVQAQATWRPWS, from the exons ATGGCCAAGACGGAAAGCATGCGAAGG acgTTGAAGCCAGTGAtcgaaaagaaaagaagagaccgAATCAACCAAAATCTGGATGTTCTGAGAACTCTGCTGTTTAGGAGCACCGCAGATACG CGTTTACAGAATCCCAAACTGGAGAAAGCTGAAATTTTGGACTTGGCTGTTCAGTATATAAGAAAGAATGCCTCTAATAGGGCAGAAAAGAAAG CATCTGCAACTCAAGCAAAGCCTGAAGACACCAAAACTCAACCCAAGGCCCAGAAGCCTGGCCACAGTGACAGTCTCCATCTATGTGTTTCTGAGTTTACTTCATTTGTGGGCCAAATGCATCCATCTGAGAGGGAGACTGTTCTTCACAGTCTAAACCACTATCTGGGCAGCCGTCTCAACCATTTTGTGTCCAAATCTGGGAGTGAAATGGACATTAAACCAACCAACAGCAGTCTGACCAAGCTTTGCTCATCAACATCACCTCACCACCATCACCAAGACCTTCTGACCTTCCCTGAACCATCGTTACTTGGTTATAAATCTTCCAGCTTTACTCCATCGGCTTCACCGAACCACCTCTCCCCTCcaccctctcctctcttctccccCTCTGCTTCCTCTTTCATCACCTCTCCCTCATATTCATCTGTTCCCTGCCACCTACCTTTTGCTCCTTCTGCAGGGTCTCCTCCCTCCACCAGTCCCCCGCTAACACTTTTTCCAGTGCCCTTTACTGCAATGTCTCAGTTAATGCCGCTTCATGCCTCCAGAGATATCCCAACACCACCATCTCCTATGGATATGAGAGAAGATCTGGTCCTTGTCCAAGCCCAGGCAACATGGAGGCCATGGAGCTGA